The segment GACATCGAGGTGAAGAACACCGAGATCGAGGAGGCGCGGCAGGTCCTGGAGGAGCGTGCCGAGCAGCTCGCGGTCTCGATGCGCTACAAGTCGGAGTTCCTGGCGAACATGTCGCACGAGCTGCGCACACCGCTCAACTCCCTGCTGATTCTGGCCAAATTGCTGGCCGATAACGCCGAGGGGAATCTCTCCCCGAAGCAGGTCGAATTCGCCGAAACCATCCATGGCGCCGGTTCCGACCTGCTCCAGCTGATCAACGACATTCTCGACCTGTCCAAGGTCGAGGCCGGCAAGATGGACGTCAGCCCGACGCGGATCGCGCTGGTCCAGCTCGTCGACTACGTGGAGGCCACGTTCCGGCCGCTGACCGCGGAGAAGGGACTCGACTTCTCCGTACGGGTCTCCCCGGAGCTGCCGGCGACACTGCACACCGACGAGCAGCGGCTGCTCCAAGTGCTGCGCAATCTGCTGTCCAACGCGGTGAAGTTCACCGACAGCGGCGCCGTCGAGCTGGTGATCCGGCCGGCCGGCGCGGATGTCCCGGTGGCCATCCGGGAGCAGCTGCTGGAGCACGGTTCCCTGCGCGACCCGGACGCGGACATGATCGCCTTCTCGGTGACCGACACCGGGATCGGCATCGCCTCCAGCAAGATGCGGGTCATCTTCGAGGCGTTCAAGCAGGCGGACGGCACGACCAGCCGCAAGTACGGCGGCACGGGTCTGGGCCTGTCCATCAGCCGGGAGATCGCCCGGCTGCTGGGCGGCGAGATCCACGCCGCGAGTGAGCCGAACCGCGGCTCCACGTTCACCCTCTACCTGCCGCACAACCCGGGCGGGCTGCCGCCGCAGGGCTACCCGCAGCTGGTGGCCGGCGGCATCGCGATGGACGCGGAGGCGCGCGAGACGGAGGTCGGGCAGCAGGAGGCCGAGGAGCAGCCGGAGCACGAGCAGGGCTCCAGCCTCAACCGGCGCCGCCGCCGGGCGATTCAGGGCACCCCGCGGCGCTTCGAGCTCTCCGGGCGGCAGCCGTCCCCGGCGCCGCAGCAGGCGCCCCCGGCGCCGCCGCAGCCGGCTCCCCAGCAGCCCGCGGAGGAGCCCTGGCTCGGCAACGGCCAGGATCTGGTGGACCCGGCTTTCGAGGGCGGCTTCCACGGTGAGAAGGTGCTGATCGTGGATGACGACATCCGCAACGTCTTCGCCCTCACCAGCGTCCTGGAACAGCACGGGCTGTCGGTGCTCTACGCGGAGAACGGGCGCGAGGGGATCGAGGTCCTGGAGCAGCACGACGACATCGTGCTGGTCCTGATGGACATCATGATGCCGGAGATGGACGGCTATGCGACCACGGCGGCGATCCGCCGGATGCCGCAGTTCGCCGGACTGCCCATCATCGCGCTGACCGCGAAGGCGATGAAGGGCGACCGGGAGAAGAGCATCGACTCCGGAGCCTCCGACTACGTGACCAAGCCGGTGGATACCGATCATCTGTTGTCGGTCATGGAGCAATGGATGCGGGCGGAGTGACGGAGCGTCCAGTATGGAGGGGAAAGGGGATCATCGCGTGCTGACTCAGTGTTGCCGCGGACGTGTGGAGGCGTGGGATTCGGGGAACCTTCTGGTCCCTGTCTGCGTTTCTGCAACGTGCACAGTGACATCGCGGTGACAGGGTGTGGCGACAGGCGGGGTGCAGCTACCATGACCGGCACAAGGACGGGCGGCATGACGGAGTCGTCCCCTGGGGCGGCGTCCGGTTCGATGCCGGGGCGAGGAGGACGGGCCATGGTGCAGAAGGCCAAGATCCTCCTGGTCGATGACCGGCCGGAGAATCTGCTGGCGCTGGAGGCGATCCTCTCTGCGCTCGATCAGACACTGGTGCGGGCATCGTCCGGGGAGGAAGCGCTCAAAGCACTGCTCACGGACGATTTCGCGGTGATTCTGCTCGATGTGCAGATGCCGGGGATGGACGGATTCGAGACCGCCGCGCACATCAAGCGGCGCGAGCGGACCCGGGACATCCCGATCATCTTCCTCACGGCCATCAACCACGGCCCGCATCACACCTTCCGCGGGTACGCGGCCGGCGCGGTGGACTACATCTCCAAGCCGTTCGACCCGTGGGTGCTGCGCGCCAAGGTCTCGGTGTTCGTCGAGCTGTACATGAAGAACTGCCAACTGCGGGAGCAGGCTTCCCTGCTGAGGCTTCAGCTGGAGGGCGGACGGACGAGCGCCGACGAGGCGCGGGAGTCCGCGGGGCTGCTCGCCGAGCTCTCCGCGCGGCTGGCCGCGGTCGAGGAGCAGGCCGAGGCGCTGTCCAAGCAGCTGGACGAGACGGCGGACGCGGCGACGGTCGCCACCGCGGCGCATCTGGAGCGCAAACTGACCGGACTGCGCAGGGCGCTGGACGCCCTGGAGCCGGGGTCGGGAAGCGTCGCGGGGTAACTGACACCCCTTCATGAGACGGGCGCGCGACACGTTCGGGTGAAGCGCCGTGCGCTCGTGTCATGCCTGCGTTCGCCTGTAATCTCGTCGCCATGGCCTCACGTACGTCCGGCAAGGGAACCCAGAGCACGGCGGGCCCCTCGAAGCAGCGCGCCGGACGGACCGCGGGCGGCGCCGCCAAGAAGACCGCCGCGAAGAAAACACCCGCGAAGCCGCCGGCCAAGAAGGCGGCCGCGAAGAGGGCACCGGCCAAGAAGACCGCCGCCAAGAAGGCCGCGCCCAAACCGGCGCCGTCACCCACCGGCGGGGTCTACCGTCTCGCCCGCGCCTGCTGGCTCGGGCTCGCGCACGGCATCGGGGCGATGTTCCGCGGTGTGGGCCGCGGCGCGAAGAACCTCGATCCGGCGCACCGCAAGGACGGACTGGCGCTGCTGCTGCTCGGGCTGTCGCTGGTGATCGCGGCCGGCACCTGGTCGAACCTCAGCGGCCCGGTCGGCGACCTCGTCGAGCTGCTGGTGACCGGCGCCTTCGGCCGGCTCGATCTGGTCGTACCGATACTGCTGGGCGGCATCGCCGTACGCCTCATCCGGCACCCCGAGCAGCCGGAGGCCAACGGCCGGATCGTGATCGGGCTGTCCGCGCTGGTGGTCGGCGTCCTCGGGCAGGTCGCGATGGCCTGCGGCTCGCCGGGCCGGGACAACGGCCTGGCCGCCATACAGGACGCCGGCGGCTACCTCGGGTGGGTCGCGTCCAAGCCGCTGATCTTCACCGTCGGACAGACCCTGGCGGTGGCGCTGCTGGCGCTGCTGACCCTCTTCGGGCTGCTGGTGGTCACCGCGACGCCGGTGAACGCCATCCCGCAGCGGCTGCGGGCGCTCGGCATCAAGCTGGGCGTGGTGCATCCCGAGGTGGAGTACGACGAGGTCGAGGACTACGCGGAGGAGTGGCGCGAGCAGCCCGTACGCAAGCCGCGCCGCAGCGCCGCCGCACCGGCCGCGCAGGACCCGGACGCGATAGAGGAAGCGGCGCTGGCCAAGCGGCGCCGGCCGCGCCGGGCCTCCGCACAGTCCGACCCGGACCGGCCGATGGACGCGGTGGACGTCGCCGCCGCGGCCGCCGCCGCGCTGGACGGCGCGGTGCTGCACGGCGTCCAGCCGTCACCGCTCGTCGCCGGCCTCAGCAGCAGCATCTCCGGGGAGCGGCGCGGCCGCGACGGTGAGGACACCGCGGGGGAGAGCGGCACGGTGCCGCCGGCCCGCGGCGCGGAGCCGGAGCCGTCCACGAACGAGCGCACCCCGGCCGTGCCGGACTTCACCAAGGCCGCGCCCGAGCCCTCGGGTGAGCTGCCGGCCCGCGCCGAGCAGCTCCAGCTGTCCGGCGACATCACCTACTCGCTGCCCTCCCTGGACCTGCTCTCCCGGGGCGGTCCAGGAAAGACCCGCAGCGCCGCGAACGACGCCATAGTGACCGCGCTGACCACGGTCTTCCAGGAGTTCAAGGTCGATGCCGCGGTCACCGGCTTCACCCGCGGCCCGACGGTCACCCGCTACGAGGTCGAGCTCGGCCCGGCGGTCAAGGTCGAGAAGATCACCGCCCTGGCCAAGAACATCGCCTACGCGGTGGCCAGCCCCGACGTCCGCATCATCAGCCCGATCCCCGGCAAGTCCGCGGTCGGCATCGAGATCCCCAACACGGACCGCGAGATGGTCAACCTCGGCGATGTGCTGCGGCTGGCTGACGCGGCGGGCGATGACCATCCGATGCTGGTGGCGCTCGGCAAGGACGTCGAGGGCGGCTACGTCATGGCCAACATGGCGAAGATGCCGCACGTCCTGGTGGCCGGTGCCACCGGCTCCGGCAAGTCCTCCTGCATCAACTGCCTGATCACCTCGGTGATGGTCCGGGCCACGCCGGAGGACGTCCGGATGGTGCTGGTCGACCCCAAGCGCGTCGAGCTGACCGCGTACGAGGGCATCCCGCATCTGATCACGCCGATCATCACCAACCCCAAGCGCGCCGCCGAGGCGCTCCAGTGGGTGGTGCGCGAGATGGACTTGCGCTACGACGATCTCGCCGCCTACGGCTTCCGGCACATCGACGACTTCAACGAGGCGGTCCGCAGCGGCAAGGTCAGCTCTCCCGAGGGCAGCGAGCGCGAGCTGGCGCCGTACCCGTATCTGCTGGTCATCGTGGACGAGCTGGCGGACCTGATGATGGTCGCGCCGCGGGACGTGGAGGACTCGATCGTCCGCATCACCCAGCTCGCCCGCGCGGCAGGCATCCACCTGGTGCTCGCCACCCAGCGCCCGTCCGTCGATGTGGTCACCGGCCTGATCAAGGCCAATGTGCCCTCCCGGCTCGCGTTCGCCACCTCCTCGCTCGCCGACAGCCGGGTCATCCTCGACCAGCCGGGCGCCGAGAAGCTGATCGGCAAGGGCGACGGGCTGTTCCTGCCGATGGGCGCCAACAAGCCGGTGCGCATGCAGGGCGCCTTCGTGACCGAGGAGGAGGTCGCGGCCGTCGTCCAGCACTGCAAGGACCAGATGGCGCCCGTCTTCCGCGACGACGTCACCGTCGGCACGGCGAAGAAGAAGGAGATCGACGAGGACATCGGCGATGACCTCGATCTGCTGTGTCAGGCCGCTGAGCTGGTGGTTTCCACCCAGTTCGGGTCGACGTCGATGCTTCAGCGCAAGCTGCGGGTGGGCTTTGCCAAGGCCGGCCGGCTGATGGACCTGATGGAGTCGCGGAACATCGTCGGGCCGAGCGAGGGTTCCAAGGCTCGTGACGTTCTTGTGAAGCCTGATGAACTGGACGGAGTGCTGGCGGTGATCCGGGGGGAGGCTACCGAGTAGCACAGACATCCGGGTCACTCGTAGGAAAGAAGAAAGCAACCGTTTCTGCTGCCGAGACGTCAAGTTGAGGGAGATGAGGGAACGATGCCGCACCATCCAGCCCGAGGGCACCGCCGACGGCGTTCCGATGGCGTACAAAGTCCGCTCTCCCGCTTGCCCGACCCTTTCGCTCCACCCCTAGACTGAACTTCCAGCAGGTGGCTACACGCTCGAAAGGCGCCTCCGTGTCCATCGGCAACTCCCCCGAAGCAGACCGGCCTTCCGTCGGTGCTGCCCTCCAGAAGGCCCGTATCGGAGCGGGACTGACCGTCGAAGAGGTCAGTACGACGACACGGGTGCGCATCCCTCTCGTGCACGCGATCGAGCAGGACGACTTCTCCCGCTGCGGCGGCGACGTCTACGCCCGGGGGCACATCCGGGCGCTCGCCCGTGCCGTATCCCTCGATTCCCGACCCCTGATCGACCAGTTCGACGCCGAGCACGGCGGCCGGCCCGCGCCGACCCCCGCCGCACCGCTCTACGAAGCCGAACGGATCCGCTCCGAGCCGCGCCGCCCCAATTGGACCGCGGCGATGGTCGCGGCGATCGTCGCCGTGGTCGGATTCGCGGGCTTCACGCTCTTCACGGGCGGCGACAAGAGCGACGGCGGCTCGGTCGCGGCCGGTGACGCCCATGCGAAGCCGGCGCCGGCGCCCACCCGCCACCCCTCCACCATCCGGCCGACCCTCAAGCCCGAGCCCTCCGACAGCGCCGTCGCCGGCCTGCCGAAGGACAAGGTCACGATCAAGGTGACCGCCCGCGACGGCCAAAGCTGGATCTCCGCCAAGGACGCCAGCGGCAAACTCCTGGAAGACGGTCTGCTCAAGCAGGGCGAATCCAAGACCATCACCGACAAGAAGCGGATCGACCTGGTCCTCGGTAACGCCGGAGCCGTGCAGCTGTACGTCAACGGCAAGGAGGTCAAGCAGGTCGGCGAGAAGGGCACCGTGGAGCGGCTCAGCTACACGCCGGGGGACCCCCAGGCGGGCTGAGTGCCCTGGTCGGGGGGCGTCCGCCGCCCGGCCCCGGGCCCCGGGACCGGCGGCGGAGACCTGCTCGCCAAGGGGGTGGCCGGGACAAAGTAGGCTGAGCCCTATGCCCGAACGCCGTACCGTCGCCCTTGTCACTCTTGGCTGCGCCCGTAACGAGGTGGACTCGGAGGAGCTCGCAGGCCGCCTGGCAGCGGACGGCTGGGAGCTCGTCGAGGAAGCCGCCGATGCCGATGTCGCCGTCGTCAACACCTGTGGTTTCGTCGAGGCCGCCAAGAAGGACTCCGTTGATGCCCTGCTGGAAGCCAACGACCTGAAGGATCATGGCAGAACCCAGGCCGTGGTGGCCGTCGGCTGCATGGCCGAGCGCTACGGCAAGGAACTCGCCGAGGCGCTGCCCGAGGCGGACGGAGTGCTCGGCTTCGACGACTACAGCGATATCTCCGGCCGGCTCCAGACCATCCTGAGCGGCGGAAACGTCGAGGCCCACACCCCGCGCGACCGCCGCAAGCTGCTGCCGATCAGCCCGGCCGAGCGCCAGGGCTCCACCGCGGTCGCGCTGCCCGGCCACGCCCAGACCGGTGCCGACGAGCCGGCCGCCCCGCCCGAGGACCTGCCGGAGGGCATCGCGCCGGCCTCCGGACCGCGGGCCCCGCTGCGCCGCCGGCTCGGCACCAGCCCGGTCGCCTCCGTGAAGCTGGCCTCCGGCTGCGACCGGCGCTGCTCGTTCTGCGCCATCCCGTCCTTCCGCGGCTCCTTCATCTCCCGCCGGCCCTCCGATGTGCTCGGGGAGACGCGCTGGCTGGCCGGGGAGGGCGTCAAGGAGATCATGCTGGTCTCCGAGAACAACACCTCCTACGGCAAGGACCTCGGCGACATCCGCCTGCTGGAGACGCTGCTGCCGGAGCTGGCTGCCGTCGACGGCATCGAGCGGATCCGCGTCAGCTACCTCCAGCCGGCCGAGATGCGACCGGGGCTGATCGATGTGCTGACCGGTACCGACAAGGTCGCGCCGTACTTCGATCTGTCCTTCCAGCACTCGGCGCCCGGTGTGCTGCGGGCGATGCGGCGCTTCGGCGGCACCGACAGCTTCCTGGAGCTGCTGGAGACGATCCGGACGAAGGCGCCGCAGGCCGGAGCCCGCTCCAACTTCATCGTCGGCTTCCCCGGCGAGAGCGAGAGCGACCTGGCGGAGCTGGAGCGCTTCATCACCGAGGCCCGGCTCGATGCCATCGGCGTCTTCGGCTACTCCGACGAGGACGGCACCGAGGCCGCCTCGTACGAGGACAAGGTCGCCCCGGACGTGGTCGCCGAGCGGCTGGCGCGGGTCTCCCGGCTGGCCGAGGAGCTGACCGCGCAGCGCGCCGAGGAGCGGATCGGCGAGACGCTGCGGGTGCTGGTCGACCGGACCGACGACGAGGACGGTGTCGTCGGGCGGGCCGCGCACCAGGCCCCGGAGACCGATGGCGTCACCCTGCTGTCGACCGACCGGGAACTGGAGCCCGGTCGTATGGTCGAAGCAAAGGTGGTGGCGAGCGAGGGCGTGGACCTCGTCGCGGAGGTGCTGTCGGTGGAGGGCACGGGGTGTACCGAGGAGGCGGGCAGATGACCGGAGTCCCGGCATCCGCAGCGGGTGGCCCGCGCACGGCGCCGGTCGTCCGGCAGGCCGGGCTGTGGAACATCGCCAACGTCCTGACGATGCTGCGGCTGGTGCTGGTCCCGGCCTTCGTGCTGCTGCTGATGCACGACGACGGTACGGATCCGGTCTGGCGCGTCTTCGCCTGGGCCGCGTTCGCCGTCGCCATGATCACCGACGTGTTCGACGGGCATCTGGCGCGGGCGTACAACCTGGTCACCGACTTCGGCAAGATCGCCGACCCGATCGCGGACAAGGCGATCATGGGTGCCGCGCTGATCTGTCTGTCGGTGCTGGGTGATCTGCCCTGGTGGGTGACCGGCGTGATCCTCTTCCGGGAGCTCGGCATCACACTGATGCGGTTCTGGGTGATCAAGCACGGTGTCATTCCGGCCAGTCGTGGCGGCAAAATCAAGACATTGGCGCAGGGCACCGCGGTCGGGATGTACGTCCTGGTGCTGACCGGTCCGCTGGCCACCTTCCGCTGGTGGGTGATGGCGGTGGCGGTGGCGCTGACCGTCGTCACCGGGCTCGACTACGTCCGGCAGGCCGTGGTGCTGCGCCGGGCCGGGCTGGCCCGGGAGCGGGCCGTGCGCGCCGAGCGGGACGCGGCCCGGTGAGCGGGCCGGGTTCTGCCGCCGCCGGGGCGCTGGAGATGCTCGCCGGGCGGGGACAGAGCCTGGCTGTGGCCGAATCACTGACCGGCGGCCTGGTGGCGGGCGCGCTGACCGCCGTCCCGGGGGCCTCGCGGGTGGTCCGGGGCTCGGTCACCGCGTATGCGACCGAGGTCAAGCGCGAGGTGCTGGGCGTGGACGGCACTCTGCTGGCCGCGCGCGGTGCCGTGGACGGCGAGGTCGCCCGGCAGATGGCGAGCGGTGCGCGGCGGGTGCTGGGCGCCGACTGGGGCCTGGCCACCACGGGTGTGGCCGGCCCCGATCCGCAGGACGGGCATCCGGTGGGCACCGTTTTCGTGGCGGTGCAGGGACCGGACGGTGCCGGAGCGGTGCGCCGGCTGTCGCTGGCGGGGGATCGTGACCGGATTCGCCAGGACACCATTCGCGCCGTGCTCGCACTGTTGTTGAGCGAACTGACAGAAAATATGCGGGCACAGGATACGGAACAACACGGGGGGAATGGATGTTTGCAGCCCTGAGTGAACACGTACTTGCGCCCGGCACTGGTACCGCCCGAGGCGGTACGGTGGGGCGAGAAGGATCCGGATCCGAGGTCCGAGGAGGGAGCCAGCGATGATTCTGCTTCGTCGCCTGCTGGGTGACGTGCTGCGCCGACAGCGTCAGCGCCAGGGCCGAACCCTGCGCGAGGTCTCTTCCTCCGCCCGGGTATCGCTCGGCTATTTGTCCGAGGTGGAGAGGGGGCAGAAGGAGGCCTCCTCCGAGCTGCTCTCGTCGATCTGTGACGCGCTGGATGTGCGCATGTCCGAGCTCATGCGGGAGGTCAGCGACGAGCTTGCGCTCGCCGAGCTGGCAGCGTCCGCGGCCGCGAGCGACACGGTGCCCGCGCCGGTGCGGCCGAAGCTCAATTCGGTGTCCGTCACGTCCCTGGCCGGTGTGCCGGAGGACCGCGTGACCATCAAGTCCCCGGCCGACGTCGTGGATGTCGTCGCGGCCTGACACCCCTGTTCGTACGCATCGAAGCCCTGGTAGGCGCAGCCTGCCGGGGCTTTGTGCTGCCCGTACGGGGCGGGGGTGCGCGGCCCATCGGAGCCCCGGCGGGCGCTCGGCCGGACCGTCCGGGCAGCTCGGAACGGGCGATTCATTTATACGATGGCCAAACCGGATAAATCGCCCGAACAGGAGTATCTGGATGTCTGTCGTCAAGAGCACACTGTCCGACGGGGACCGCGGCATCGTCGGGAACGCCCTCCAGGGAGCCCTCGTCGACCTGGTGGATCTCTCCCTCGTCGCGAAGCAGGTGCACTGGAACGTCATCGGTCCGCGCTTCCGCTCCGTACATCTCCAGCTCGACGAGGTGGTCGCCAGCGGACGGCAGCACGCCGACACGGTGGCCGAGCGGGCGGCCGCGATCGGGGTGTCCCCTGACGGGCGGGCGGTCACCGTCGCCAAGACCAGCGGCATCGCCGAGGTCAAGGACGGCTGGATCAAGGACGGCGACGTGGTGCGGGCGATGGTGGAGGCGCTGAGCGCGGTCATCGGCCGGATGCGCGAGCGGATCCTCGCCACCGCGGAGGCGGACCCGGTCAGCCAGGACATTCTCATCGGGCTGACCGCCGACCTGGAGAAGCATCACTGGATGTTCCAGGCCGAGGCCCAGTGACGGACGGCGGAGTGCGCTGAGGCCCGGGCTCTCGGGTGTGCACGACAGGGTCGGCGGCATCCAGGGCCGTTCCGGGGCTTGCGGGGCCGGTTACGCGCCGGAAAAGCCCCGGTGCGCCCTCCCGCCGGGCGCCGGGACCCGTCTAGCGTCGGCCGGAGGAGGCAGCCATGGGGTGGCGTGACTTCGCGGCCCGCGGACCGGCCGGACGGCGTCCGCGTACCGTGCCGGGGCGCCGGATATCCGCGGCCGTCGTCCTCTCCGGGGTCGTCGCCGGGGGGCTGTGGTGGTGGGCCGCGGTCCGGCTGGTGGTGTGGCCGCAGTCGGCGGGGGTGGTCGAGGGGGCCGTGCTGGTGGGCGGCTGGGGGCTCAGTCTGCTGCCGGTGCACTGCGTGCCGCGGGCGAACCGTAAGGACGGTCTCTGTCATCGCGCCATGGCGCGGGCGGCCCGGCGGGTACGGGAGCGCCGGGGGGCGGTCACCAGGGCATGGCGACGCCGCCGTTCGGGCGGAGGACCTGGCCGGTCATGAAGGACGAGGCGTCCGACGCCAGGTGCAGCACGGTGTGGGCGACGTCTTCCGGCTCTCCCACCCTCCCCAGTGGCGACATCCGGATCATCGGGCCCTCCGCCTGCTGCTGCGCCTGTGCGGTGTGGCGGTCGGTCATCGCCGTACGGATCCAGCCCGGGGCGACGGCATTGACGCGGATGCCGTGCCGGCCGACCTCGGTGGCCAGGGTCTTGGTGAGCTGGACGACGGCGGCCTTGGCGGCGCCGTAGGAGAGCAGGCCGGGGGCGCCGGTATCGATCGCGCCGGAGGCCATGTTCACGAGGGAGCCCCGGGTGCCGGTGGCGATCATGGCGCGGGCGGCCTCCTGGCAGCCGTACAGCACGCCTTTGAAGTTGGTGTTCCAGACGCGGTCCAGATCCGTGTCCGCGGTCTCCAGCACGGGGGCGGAGTGCATGATTCCGGCGATATTCGCCATGACGTCGAGGCGGCCGGTGGCGCTGCGGGCGGCGTCGATGACGGCGGCGACCTGCTCGCGCCGGGTGACATCGAGTCGGTGGGCGTGCGCGGAGCCGGCTGCCGCGGTGATGGCCGCGGCGGTCGCCTGTGCGCCCTGTGCGTCGAGGTCGGCGCAGTGGACGGTGGCTCCGGCGTCGGCGAGGAGGGTGGCGGTGGCGCGGCCGATGCCGCTCGCCGCGCCCGTGACGAGCGCGGTGCGGCCCGTGAGGTCGTACGCCGTGAGAGGCATGGGACGAGGGTAGGGAGGGATCTGACGGGGCGTCAATTGTGGTGCGGGGATGCTTCGGTTCAGCCGGTGGGGCGGCTGACCCGTGGGTCCGGCTGGCAGGTGGGGCACCAGTAGGTGACGCGTTCCTCGGCGGTGGGGTCCTGGTCGGCGGTGCGGATACCGGTGCCGCAGCGCAGGCAGGGGCGGCCGGCCCGGCCGTAGACCCACAGCCGTCGGTCGGGGCGGGCGCTGGCCGTGGTGATACGGGCGGGGCGTCGCTTGTTGGCCTCGAGGAGCTTCTTGGCGAGCGTGGGCACGTGTTCCGGGCGGGGGAGTGCTCCTATGGGTAGCCAGGGCGAGGCGTGCAGCAGGAAGCACAGCTCGCATTTGTAGACATTGCCGATGCCGGCGAGATTGCGCTGGTCGAGCAGGGCCTCGCCGAGGGGGCGCTCCGGGGTGGCGAGCAGGCGGCGCAGGGCTTCGGCGGGGTCCCAGTCCGGGCCGAGGAGATCGGGCCCCAGATGGCCGACGACCCGGGGCTCGTCGGCGGTACGCAGCAGATCGAGCACGGGGAGGCGGTAGCCGACGGCGGTGTGGTCCGCGGTGCCGAGGATCGCCCGGATCTGGTGGGCGGGGCCGGCGCGCCAGCGCTCGGCCGGGGCGTAGATCTGCCATGCGCCGTCCATCCGCAGATGGGAGTGGAGGGTCAGACCGCCCTCGAAGCGGGTGAGGAGGTGCTTGCCGCGGGGGAGGACGCCCAGCACCCCGCGGCCGGTCAGATCCACCGTCGCCAGCCGGGGTACGCGCAGATCGCAGCGGGTCAGCGGGCCGCCGGTCAGCGCGTCGTGGAGCCGCTGGGCCAAGCGCCAGACGGTGTCACCTTCGGGCATGCCACCATCATGCCGGGAGCCGGGAGCCGGGAGCCGGGAGCCGGGAGCCGGGAGCCGGGAGCCGGGAGCCGGGAGCCGGGAGCCGGGAGCCTTCGGCCCGTGGGGCGGGTGCTGAGCGGGGGCGCTGCCGTTGTCAGCCGCGCAGGCGCAGGCCCCGGGGGGTGGGGTGGAAGCCGGCGGTCTCCAGGGTGACGGCGTACGGGGAGGTGAGGGCCGCGGTGCCGTTGATGCGTTCGGTGGTGATGGTGCCCAGGGCGCCGGCGCGGGCGGCATCCGTGAGGGCCTCGACGGCCAGCTGGAGGCGGGGGTCCGTGGCGGCCCGGTCCGGTGCGGGGCCGAGCGGCCAGATGAGCAGGGTCTTGCCACCGCGCTCCATGTAGAGCGTCAGCTCGCCGTCGACGAGGACCACCAGGGAGCCCGCCTTGCGGCCGGGCTTGTGGGTCGAGCCCTCGGGCGGCTCGGGCCAGGACAGCGCGGCACCGTAGGCGTTCGCGGGGTCGGCGGCGGCCAGGACCACGGCGCGCTGCGGGCCGCCCCGCCGGGACGGCGCCGGGCCGCTCTCCGGCAGCCCGGCATCGGCGGTGCGCTCCCGCTGGGTGCTGACCGCGCGCAGCCGGTCCACCGCCCCGTCCATCGCGAACTGGGCCGCGCCCAGCCCTTCCACCACATAGCCGCGACGGGCCTGGCCGGACTCCTCGAAGGCGGCCAGTACCCGGTACGCGGCGGAGAACCCGCCCTCGACCCCTTCGGCGGCGACCGCTCCACGGGTGACGACACCGTGCCGGTCCAGGAGTGCACGGGCCAGGGCATGGGCGCGGTGGGTGGGGTCCGGCTCGGTGGTGGGCAGCAGCGACCAGCGGCCACCCACGGTCGGCGGGCCGGAGCGGGAGGCGGTGGGCCGGCCGCCGCGGCCCGCGGCCGCGGTCAGCGAGCCGTACCGGCCCCGGGGGACGGCGCGGCGGGCGCGATGGGCGGTCGATCCTGCCGTACGGCCCGAGCCGAGGAGGGCGCGCAACGGGGCGAGGGTGTCGTTGGTCAGCCGGCCCGACCAGGCCAGGTCCCACAGCGCGTCGGCCAGCTGCGGATCGGTGGCGTCCGGGTGGGTGGTGGCGCGGACCTGGTCGGCGAGCTGGCGGAAGAACAGTCCGTAACCGGGGGCGAGGGCGGTCAGCAACGACTCGTGCAGCGCGGTCAGTTCCAGCGGGAGCGGCGGCGGGAGCAGCAGCGGGGCGGAGTCGGCGAGATGCAGCGAGAGCCAGCCGTCCTTGCCGGGGAGCGCACCGGCGCCGGCCCACAACACCTCACCGGTGGCGGTGAGTTCGTCCAGCAGGGCGGGGGAGTAGCCGCCGACGCGGGACGGCAGCACCAGCTTTTCCAGGGCGGAGGCGGGCACCGGGGCGCCCTGGAGCTGCTCGATGGCGCGCACCAGGCCGTCGATGCCGCGCAGGCTGTGCGAGGCGCCGCCGAGGGGCGCGGACACACCGCTGGCCGTTGCCGGGCGCGGTGCGCCGACGTGCTGCCACTGGGGGAGGAAGGCGGCGAGCGCGGCGGGCGGCACCGGCTCCAGTTCCTCGCGCAGCGCGGCGAGGGAG is part of the Streptomyces platensis genome and harbors:
- a CDS encoding DNA translocase FtsK, with the translated sequence MASRTSGKGTQSTAGPSKQRAGRTAGGAAKKTAAKKTPAKPPAKKAAAKRAPAKKTAAKKAAPKPAPSPTGGVYRLARACWLGLAHGIGAMFRGVGRGAKNLDPAHRKDGLALLLLGLSLVIAAGTWSNLSGPVGDLVELLVTGAFGRLDLVVPILLGGIAVRLIRHPEQPEANGRIVIGLSALVVGVLGQVAMACGSPGRDNGLAAIQDAGGYLGWVASKPLIFTVGQTLAVALLALLTLFGLLVVTATPVNAIPQRLRALGIKLGVVHPEVEYDEVEDYAEEWREQPVRKPRRSAAAPAAQDPDAIEEAALAKRRRPRRASAQSDPDRPMDAVDVAAAAAAALDGAVLHGVQPSPLVAGLSSSISGERRGRDGEDTAGESGTVPPARGAEPEPSTNERTPAVPDFTKAAPEPSGELPARAEQLQLSGDITYSLPSLDLLSRGGPGKTRSAANDAIVTALTTVFQEFKVDAAVTGFTRGPTVTRYEVELGPAVKVEKITALAKNIAYAVASPDVRIISPIPGKSAVGIEIPNTDREMVNLGDVLRLADAAGDDHPMLVALGKDVEGGYVMANMAKMPHVLVAGATGSGKSSCINCLITSVMVRATPEDVRMVLVDPKRVELTAYEGIPHLITPIITNPKRAAEALQWVVREMDLRYDDLAAYGFRHIDDFNEAVRSGKVSSPEGSERELAPYPYLLVIVDELADLMMVAPRDVEDSIVRITQLARAAGIHLVLATQRPSVDVVTGLIKANVPSRLAFATSSLADSRVILDQPGAEKLIGKGDGLFLPMGANKPVRMQGAFVTEEEVAAVVQHCKDQMAPVFRDDVTVGTAKKKEIDEDIGDDLDLLCQAAELVVSTQFGSTSMLQRKLRVGFAKAGRLMDLMESRNIVGPSEGSKARDVLVKPDELDGVLAVIRGEATE
- a CDS encoding response regulator; this translates as MVQKAKILLVDDRPENLLALEAILSALDQTLVRASSGEEALKALLTDDFAVILLDVQMPGMDGFETAAHIKRRERTRDIPIIFLTAINHGPHHTFRGYAAGAVDYISKPFDPWVLRAKVSVFVELYMKNCQLREQASLLRLQLEGGRTSADEARESAGLLAELSARLAAVEEQAEALSKQLDETADAATVATAAHLERKLTGLRRALDALEPGSGSVAG
- the rimO gene encoding 30S ribosomal protein S12 methylthiotransferase RimO, with the translated sequence MPERRTVALVTLGCARNEVDSEELAGRLAADGWELVEEAADADVAVVNTCGFVEAAKKDSVDALLEANDLKDHGRTQAVVAVGCMAERYGKELAEALPEADGVLGFDDYSDISGRLQTILSGGNVEAHTPRDRRKLLPISPAERQGSTAVALPGHAQTGADEPAAPPEDLPEGIAPASGPRAPLRRRLGTSPVASVKLASGCDRRCSFCAIPSFRGSFISRRPSDVLGETRWLAGEGVKEIMLVSENNTSYGKDLGDIRLLETLLPELAAVDGIERIRVSYLQPAEMRPGLIDVLTGTDKVAPYFDLSFQHSAPGVLRAMRRFGGTDSFLELLETIRTKAPQAGARSNFIVGFPGESESDLAELERFITEARLDAIGVFGYSDEDGTEAASYEDKVAPDVVAERLARVSRLAEELTAQRAEERIGETLRVLVDRTDDEDGVVGRAAHQAPETDGVTLLSTDRELEPGRMVEAKVVASEGVDLVAEVLSVEGTGCTEEAGR
- a CDS encoding helix-turn-helix domain-containing protein: MSIGNSPEADRPSVGAALQKARIGAGLTVEEVSTTTRVRIPLVHAIEQDDFSRCGGDVYARGHIRALARAVSLDSRPLIDQFDAEHGGRPAPTPAAPLYEAERIRSEPRRPNWTAAMVAAIVAVVGFAGFTLFTGGDKSDGGSVAAGDAHAKPAPAPTRHPSTIRPTLKPEPSDSAVAGLPKDKVTIKVTARDGQSWISAKDASGKLLEDGLLKQGESKTITDKKRIDLVLGNAGAVQLYVNGKEVKQVGEKGTVERLSYTPGDPQAG